One region of Carassius gibelio isolate Cgi1373 ecotype wild population from Czech Republic chromosome A1, carGib1.2-hapl.c, whole genome shotgun sequence genomic DNA includes:
- the tacr3l gene encoding tachykinin receptor 3-like, with protein MAGPQSGSNVTRNFTNQFVQPPWRVAIWSVAYSSVLAVAVFGNLIVMWIILAHKRMRTVTNYFLLNLAFSDASMAAFNTLINFIYATHGEWYFGEVYCKFHNFFPVTAVFASIYSMTAIAVDRYMAIIHPLKPRLSATATKVVIVCIWALAVILAFPLCFYSTTRTMPRRTVCYVAWPRPSEDSFMYHIIVTVLVYMLPLVVMGITYTIVGVTLWGGEIPGDSSDNYVGQLHAKRKVVKMMIVVVVTFALCWLPYHIYFIVTGLNKRLNKWKSIQQVYLSVLWLAMSSTMYNPIIYCCLNGRFRAGFKRAFRWCPFIHVSSYDELELRPTRLHPRNQSSMCTRIDTSIHSDDPRCTNRKSTKSQCQVEVKDESTAATKLCLHREPTFAAEQLS; from the exons ATGGCTGGTCCTCAGAGCGGCTCAAACGTAACGCGTAATTTCACAAATCAGTTCGTGCAGCCGCCGTGGCGCGTCGCGATCTGGTCGGTCGCGTACAGCTCCGTGCTGGCGGTCGCTGTGTTCGGGAACCTCATCGTTATGTGGATCATTTTGGCTCACAAACGGATGCGCACCGTGACCAACTATTTCTTGCTCAACCTGGCGTTCTCCGACGCCTCGATGGCCGCCTTCAACACGCTCATCAACTTCATTTACGCCACGCACGGAGAGTGGTACTTTGGAGAGGTTTACTGCAAGTTCCACAACTTCTTTCCGGTGACCGCTGTGTTTGCCAGCATTTACTCCATGACTGCGATTGCAGTCGACAG GTACATGGCCATAATTCACCCTCTGAAGCCTCGTCTGTCAGCTACCGCTACCAAAGTGGTGATTGTCTGTATTTGGGCCCTGGCTGTGATTTTGGCCTTCCCGCTGTGTTTCTACTCGACCACGAGAACTATGCCTCGCAGAACCGTCTGTTACGTTGCTTGGCCGAGACCTTCTGAGGATTCGTTCAT GTATCATATCATAGTAACAGTGCTGGTGTACATGCTGCCCCTAGTGGTCATGGGTATCACCTACACTATAGTCGGGGTGACACTATGGGGAGGAGAGATTCCTGGAGATTCGTCGGACAATTATGTTGGACAATTACATGCTAAAAGGAAG GTGGTGAAGATGATGATTGTGGTGGTGGTGACCTTTGCCCTCTGCTGGTTGCCCTATCACATCTATTTCATTGTGACGGGCCTAAACAAGCGTCTGAACAAGTGGAAGTCCATCCAGCAGGTGTATCTGTCCGTGTTGTGGTTGGCCATGAGCTCCACCATGTACAACCCCATCATTTACTGCTGTCTGAATGGCAG GTTTCGGGCCGGTTTCAAACGGGCCTTCAGGTGGTGTCCCTTCATCCATGTGTCCAGCTATGATGAGCTCGAGCTCCGTCCCACCCGTCTCCACCCACGCAACCAGAGCAGCATGTGCACCCGCATCGACACCAGCATCCACAGCGATGACCCGCGCTGCACCAACCGCAAGAGCACCAAGTCCCAGTGTCAGGTGGAGGTCAAAGATGAAAGCACGGCAGCAACTAAACTCTGCCTTCACAGAGAGCCCACGTTTGCAGCCGAGCAGCTCAGCTGA